The genomic DNA GATTTTATGAATAATATACTACTCCCGGGCATAAATTGCGTTTTACTATTTACTCACAACATTATTAATTTTATATGGTGTTCGTGAGATTGCTTCGCTAAGTTGTTATTATGCTTCACGTCATTAACTTCGTGTCATTCGTTTCACTGTCATTATATTGTTTGGTTCTACTACGAATTTAATGGAAATAATTAATTTTTGGTACTCCTAATTAAGTTTATTTATAATTATAAAATGCTAAAATATTGTAACCAATTAGTTATGTAATAATTAGCTTATGCGATTTAGCTATGTTTTTAATCTCGCAAGTATATAATTGTAGTATATTTATTTTAGCATTTAAGCATTCTATCATTTTAGCATTTGTCAATGTTCCACTAAATTTGTAGTAGTACCAAATATATAAACATTTACAATAATAATTCCGTACGACTTGCATCTAATCTTAGAAAGATAAACAATAAAATTGTAAATCCCCAAAGAGAAGAACCACCATAACTAAAAAACGGGAGAGGAATACCGATAACAGGGGTTAATCCAATTGTCATACCGATATTTATTAATACATGAAAAAACAATACCGATATAACACCGTAACAATATATACGGCTAAATGCTGAACGTTGTCTTTCGGCAATAAATATCAATCTTAAAAATAAAAATAAAAATAATAAAATTACTGTTGTTGTACCAATAAACCCCCATTCTTCACCTACTGTACAAAAAATAAAATCAGTACTTTGTTCGGGAACAAAATCGTATTTAGTTTGAGTACCTTGTAAAAACCCTTTACCGGTTAATCCCCCTGACCCTATTGCTATTTTTGATTGATTAATATTATAGCCATCTCCTAAGGGGTCTGATTCAATTCCTAATAAAATATTTATTCTTTTTTGCTGATGAGGTTCTAATATATTATTAAAAAAATAATCTACAGAGAAAGTAAAAATTATTGAACCAAATAAAATACTTATTAAAAAATATATATAAACAATTTTTTGTTTATAAGCTAAAATCAAATAAACAATTGATGAAATACCTAATCCTATTAAAGATATCAGATAATTTGGAATATTAAATTTATAATAATAATTAATAAACCAAACAATCGCCGAGAATGCTATAAAGATTATTAATAAAATAAAAATTTCTTTAAAACTTTTTCGATTAAACCAGTAAAAGATTACGACTACAATTCCTAAAATTATTTGAATAGTTAACAAATTAAAAATTAATGCCAGTAAAAATAAAGCTGCTATTAAAAAAAATATAATCAAATAATTTACTGAAAGACCTTCTCGAAAAAGAACCAGTATTAATGCAAAATAAACAAGTGCAGAACCCGTATCATTTTGAAGCAATATTAATGATATAGGTAAAAACAAAATAACTGCAATTCGGATAAGGGATTTTAATTTATATATTTTAAAATTATAAGAACTAAGATATTTTGCAAGAGCTAAACTAGTTGCAAATTTTGCAAATTCAGACGGTTGTATTCTAAAGCCCAAAAAATCAATCCATGACTTAGCTCCATGAACTTCTTTTCCAAAAAGTAAGACTATTATTAACAACAAAATAGTGATACCATAAAACATGTATGCAAAAAATGAATAAAACTTGCTTTCGATTATTAATATTATAATAATTAACAATATAGCAGCAATTATCCATAACATTTGTTTACCATATCTTTGAGTTAAATCAAAAATCTTATAATGTTCTTCGTTATAAACTGCAGCATAAATATTTATCCATCCTATTAAGACAAGAATCAGATAAATAAAGATTGTTAGCCAGTCAAGATTTCGCCATATGTTAATTTTCCTTTTCAATATTTATAAGATTTCCATTTAAAATATAATTTTCTAACCAATTTCTTGATATTGATTCTTTTAAATATTTTTCTATCATAAGGCTTGCTATCGGAGCAGCCCATGTTGCCCCAAAACCACCATTTTCAACATACACAGCAATAGCTATTTGAGGATTATCTTTTGGTGCAAATGCAATGAATATTGAATGGTCTTTGCCATGTGGATTTTCTGCCGTTCCGGTTTTACCACATACAATTATGTCTTTTACTTTTGCAATTCGTGCTGTACTTCCTGCTTCTCCTTGTACTGCAAGGTCCATTCCTTCAATAATGATACTAAAATATGCCGTATCAATTGTTGTAAATCGCTTAACAAGAAATTTTGGGTCAATATTTTTTTCATTTTCAATTTGTTTTACAATATGAGGAGTATAGTAATACCCTTTGTTAGCAATAATTGCTGACATATTAGCCATTTGTAATGGTGTAATAAGTAATTCCCCTTGTCCTATAGCCATTGAAACAATATTTAAAGAATTCCATCTGCCTTTTCTATAATATTTATCATAATAACTTCCTTGTGGAATATTACCTTTAAGTTCATTGGTAAAATCACTTTTTAATTTGTTTCCAAAACCAAACGAAACAACATGTTTTCTCCAGTTTGCGAAACTTAAACTTACAGATTCAAATTTTTTATCATCAATAATATTTCTAAACACATTACAATAGTATGCATTGCACGAATATTGAATAGATTGCACTAAATCTAAAGGAGACATATGAGAATGACATCCTATAGAAAATCTACCAATATGATATCCATAATTACATGAATATTTTGTATATCTTGTAACCACATTTTCCTGAAGTCCAATTAGAGCATTAATTATTTTAAAGGTAGAACCCGGTGGATATTGAGCCATTAATGCCCTGTTAAACAGAGGGTTTAAAGTGTCATTTGATAGGTGAAGATAATTTTTAGTTCTTATTCTTCCAATAAGCAGGTCGGGACTATACGATGGACTTGAAACTAAAGATAATATTTCTCCTGTAGAAGGTTTAATTGCAACTATACTTCCTATCTTATTATTCATTAATTTTTCGCCATATTTTTGCAAATCAGAATCTAAAGAAATAGTAATATCTTGTCCTCCTATAGCTACTGTATCATATTTTCCGTCTTTATAGCTGCCTTTTATTCTGTTATGTACATCAACTAAAAATATATTAACCCCTTTTTTTCCTCTTAATATTTTTTCGTATGATTTTTCTATTCCGCTGATTCCAATATAATCACCAAGTTGATAATATTTATCATTTTTAATAGTTTTGTCGTCAACTTCTCCTACATAGCCAAGAACATGAGCAGCAATTTTAATTGGATATCTTCTTAATGTTCTGGTTTGTACAAAAAATCCCTGAAATTTATATAGCTTTTCCTGTAAAATTGCGTAATCTTTAGATGAAATTTGTTTTAAAAATATTGAAGGTTTATATTTTGAATATTTTTTTGCTTTATTAATTTTATCAATAACTGTTTCTTTAGAAATTCTAAGAATTTTACAAAAATCAGCAGTATCAAAAGATTCTAATTGTGGAGGATTTATTATTAAGTCATAAGCTGCTTCATTATAAACAAGTAATTTCCCATTCCTATCATAAACAAGTCCTCTTGCAGGATATTGTGTTACATAACGTAAAACATTATTACTTGCTGATAATTTATATGAAATATCAATTACTTGTAAAAAAAATAATCTTACAATATAGATTATACAAATAAAGATAATAATAGCACCGATTATATATTTTCGTTCTGAAAACGGATTCATTCTATTTCCTGTATATTAGGTATTGGCTTAGAATTATTAGAATAATAGTAAAAACCGAACTAAGAATTGCTCTTGTAAAAGTCATAAAAAAACCTGAAAATCTGAAAACTTCTATATAAAATAAAAACAAATGATGTGCTAATATCAAGATAGTTGAATATTTAAAAAACCAGCTAAAACCATAATAGTATAATCTTGGGAAAGTACCTATTTCATAACCATCTCTTGGTGCAATAAAACCTAATATTAAAGGACGAAGAAAAGCTATAAAAACCGATGCAGAAGCATGCATGCCTAACGTATCGCAAAATATGTCTATTGAAAGTCCAAGAAAAAACGATAAAACTATTAAAATCCATTTTGGGGTTTCAAATGGCATTAATATAATAAATAATATATAGAAATATGGATTAATAAAACCACTAAGCTGAATATTATTTAATATTAATACTTGTATAAGTACCAAAAAAATAAATCTCCATATATTTCTTAAATAAATTTTAATCATTTTCAGTGGTCTTTTCTAAATAAATTTGCTCTTTTTTCAACAAATTCCCAATAACATAAACATAACTTAGATTTTTAAAATCGGTAGCAAGATTTACAGTAATTTTATGAAAATTAGTTCCTTTTTTTTCTTCAAAATCTGAAACATATCCTATAATTTCACCTTCAGGAAATATGGCTGAATATGATGTTGTAATAATTGTATCTCCAATATTTATTTTAACATGATTTGGAATATCATCTAAAATAACCTGAGTGTAATTATTACCATTCCAATGTATTGAACCATAATAATTATTTGTTTTAATTTTCCCACTTATCCATAAATTACTGTTTAATACAGATATTACTGATGAAAAATTTGAAGAAACATTCTTTACAATTCCAACAATTCCTTTTGGTCCAACTACAGCCATTTCTGGCATTATTCCGTGTTTTTCACCTTTATTTAAAGTAATATAATTATTTTGTCGATTTACAGAATTATTAATAATCTTAGAAACAATAAAAACATATTGCTGTTGATATGTAGAATCTAATATTTCGGAAATTTTAATTTGGTTTGATTTATACGAAGATTTTAATTTATTTAAAGTTATTTCATTTTGATTTGCTAATTCATAATTTATATTTTTTAAATTCAAATAATCAATAATTGAACTTGCTCTACTATAAATTATTCCTGATACAATATTTGTAGAATTTAAAACCTTTGATCTTTGATAGCTGTTATTTTGAACAAGCAGAAAAAAAGATAATGCTTCAAAAAGAATAAAAAGGATAAAAAAATGAAATCTAAATATTAAATTGATTAAATTTTTCATTAATTTATTTAAGAATCATTTCTATTATTGTTAATTAATTATTTTATTAAGAACGGGAATTTATCTACATTTTTTAATGCTATTCCAGTACCTCTTGCAACAGCATGAAGAGGGTCTTCAGTAACATGAAATGGTATTTTTGTTTTTTCAATAAATCTTTTTTCCAGTCCCCTGAGTAAAGAACCACCGCCGGCAAGGTAAATGCCGTTATTATATATATCGGCATATAATTCAGGTGGAGTTTGTTCTAATGTTGCAAGAATAGCTGCTTCAATTTTTGTTATTGATCTATCTAAACAATGAGCAACTTCCTGGTATGAAACCGGTATTTCAACAGGTAGTGCAGTCATTTGATGAGGTCCTCTTACAATAAAGTCTGTAGGAGGATCGTCCAAATCAGGTATAGCAGAACCCACATTTATTTTAATGCTTTCAGCAGTCCTCTCCCCTATTTTTATATTATGCTGATGCCTCATATATTCTCTAATATCATTAGTTAAGTCATCTCCGGCAATTCTTATTGATTTATTACAAACAATACCTCCAAGAGAAATTACAGCAATTTCTGTTGTTCCTCCGCCAATATCAACCACCATATTTCCTTCGGGAGCTTCAACATCTAAACCTATTCCAATTGCAGCCGCCATAGGTTCATAAATCATAAAGACGTCTCTTCCTCCGGCATGTTCAGAAGAGTCTCTTACTGCTCGCATTTCCACCTCTGTACTTCCTGAAGGGATACAAATAACTATTTTTAGAGCAGGTTGTATTAATCTTGATTTATGATTTATCATTTTTATCATACCTCGTATCATTTGTTCAGCAGCATTAAAATCAGCAATAACTCCATCTCTTAAAGGCCTGATAGTCCGAAGATTATCATGGGTTTTGCCATGCATTTGGCGTGCTTTTTCACCAATTGCTACCAGTTTCCCGTTACTTCTATCAAGGGCTACTATTGAAGGTTCATCAACTACAATTTTATCATTATAAATAATAATTGTATTTGCAGTTCCGAGGTCAATTGCAATTTCCTGTGTTAAAAATGAAAACAATCCCATTATTATAAATATTTTTAGTAAATATTAATTTATTATATTTTTAATGTTTAAAATGTCGTATTCCTGTAAAAATCATTGCAATATTATTATTATTACAAAAATCTATTGATTCTTTATCCCTTATTGAACCCCCTGGTTGAATTACAGCAGTTACACCTTCGTTATAAGCAATTTCAACAGAATCGGGAAAAGGGAAAAAAGCATCCGATGCCATTACTGCTCCATTTATATCAAATCCAAAACTTTTTGCTTTATTTATTGCTTGTTTTAAAGCATCAACCCTTGATGTTTGTCCAATACCACTTGCAATTAATTGCTGATTTTTAACCAATACTATTGCATTTGATTTTGTATGTTTTACAATTTTATTTGCAAATTCCAAATCAGCATATTCCTGTCCTTTGGGAATAGTTTTGGTAACAGGTAACATCTCGGTTTTGTTTATTTTTTTCAAATCTTTTTCTTGTAATATTACACCGTTAAGTATTGAACGAAATTGTGTTGCCGGTAATGATTTAATTTTACTTTCAAGAATAATTCTTTTTGTATTTTGCTTCAAAATTTCAAATGATTCATTACTATATTTTGGTGCTATTATTACCTCGAAAAAAAGTTTATTGATTTCAATAGCAGTTTCCTTATTTATTTCTTTATTTGAAATTATTATTCCACCAAATGCTGAAACAGGGTCACCTGCAAGTGCATCTTTCCATGCATCAGACAAATTCTCCTTTGATGCCAAACCACAGGCATTATTATGTTTTATAATAGCGAATGTTGGTTTTTCAAATTCATTAATTAAATTAATTGCTGCGTCAATATCAAGTAAATTGTTATATGAAATTTCTTTACCGTTTAATTTATCAAAAAGTTCTTCAAATTTCCCAAAAAAAAGACCTTTCTGATGAGGATTTTCACCATATCTTAAAGTAGTGAAAAAAGGAATACTTTCTTTAAAAACATTTAATTGGTCTTTATTAAAATATTTAAAAATCATAGTATCATAATGAGAGGTAATATTAAATGCCTGTTTTGCAAATATTTTCCTTTCATTAACTGTAGTTTTTCCGTTATTTTTTTCCAGTATTTCCAATAGTACAGAATACTGGTTTCTTGAACTTATTGTTAAAACTTCTCTAAAATTTTTTGCAGCAGCCCTAATCAATGAAATTCCGCCAATATCAATTTTTTCAATAATTTCGTCCTCATCAGTTATTGTATTCACTGTTTCTTCAAAAGGATAAAGGTCAACTATTACAAGGTCAAAAGCAGGTATTCCATATTTATTTAATTGTTCAATATCACTATCTACATTTTTTCTTGCAAGAATACCCCCAAACACTTTTGGATGAAGAGTTTTTACACGCCCTCCAATAATTGAAGGATATGAAGTAAGGTCTTCAATTGAATTTACATTAATATTCAAATTTGCAATAA from Bacteroidales bacterium includes the following:
- the mreC gene encoding rod shape-determining protein MreC translates to MKNLINLIFRFHFFILFILFEALSFFLLVQNNSYQRSKVLNSTNIVSGIIYSRASSIIDYLNLKNINYELANQNEITLNKLKSSYKSNQIKISEILDSTYQQQYVFIVSKIINNSVNRQNNYITLNKGEKHGIMPEMAVVGPKGIVGIVKNVSSNFSSVISVLNSNLWISGKIKTNNYYGSIHWNGNNYTQVILDDIPNHVKINIGDTIITTSYSAIFPEGEIIGYVSDFEEKKGTNFHKITVNLATDFKNLSYVYVIGNLLKKEQIYLEKTTEND
- the rodA gene encoding rod shape-determining protein RodA; translated protein: MLKRKINIWRNLDWLTIFIYLILVLIGWINIYAAVYNEEHYKIFDLTQRYGKQMLWIIAAILLIIIILIIESKFYSFFAYMFYGITILLLIIVLLFGKEVHGAKSWIDFLGFRIQPSEFAKFATSLALAKYLSSYNFKIYKLKSLIRIAVILFLPISLILLQNDTGSALVYFALILVLFREGLSVNYLIIFFLIAALFLLALIFNLLTIQIILGIVVVIFYWFNRKSFKEIFILLIIFIAFSAIVWFINYYYKFNIPNYLISLIGLGISSIVYLILAYKQKIVYIYFLISILFGSIIFTFSVDYFFNNILEPHQQKRINILLGIESDPLGDGYNINQSKIAIGSGGLTGKGFLQGTQTKYDFVPEQSTDFIFCTVGEEWGFIGTTTVILLFLFLFLRLIFIAERQRSAFSRIYCYGVISVLFFHVLINIGMTIGLTPVIGIPLPFFSYGGSSLWGFTILLFIFLRLDASRTELLL
- a CDS encoding rod shape-determining protein, which produces MGLFSFLTQEIAIDLGTANTIIIYNDKIVVDEPSIVALDRSNGKLVAIGEKARQMHGKTHDNLRTIRPLRDGVIADFNAAEQMIRGMIKMINHKSRLIQPALKIVICIPSGSTEVEMRAVRDSSEHAGGRDVFMIYEPMAAAIGIGLDVEAPEGNMVVDIGGGTTEIAVISLGGIVCNKSIRIAGDDLTNDIREYMRHQHNIKIGERTAESIKINVGSAIPDLDDPPTDFIVRGPHQMTALPVEIPVSYQEVAHCLDRSITKIEAAILATLEQTPPELYADIYNNGIYLAGGGSLLRGLEKRFIEKTKIPFHVTEDPLHAVARGTGIALKNVDKFPFLIK
- the mrdA gene encoding penicillin-binding protein 2; the protein is MNPFSERKYIIGAIIIFICIIYIVRLFFLQVIDISYKLSASNNVLRYVTQYPARGLVYDRNGKLLVYNEAAYDLIINPPQLESFDTADFCKILRISKETVIDKINKAKKYSKYKPSIFLKQISSKDYAILQEKLYKFQGFFVQTRTLRRYPIKIAAHVLGYVGEVDDKTIKNDKYYQLGDYIGISGIEKSYEKILRGKKGVNIFLVDVHNRIKGSYKDGKYDTVAIGGQDITISLDSDLQKYGEKLMNNKIGSIVAIKPSTGEILSLVSSPSYSPDLLIGRIRTKNYLHLSNDTLNPLFNRALMAQYPPGSTFKIINALIGLQENVVTRYTKYSCNYGYHIGRFSIGCHSHMSPLDLVQSIQYSCNAYYCNVFRNIIDDKKFESVSLSFANWRKHVVSFGFGNKLKSDFTNELKGNIPQGSYYDKYYRKGRWNSLNIVSMAIGQGELLITPLQMANMSAIIANKGYYYTPHIVKQIENEKNIDPKFLVKRFTTIDTAYFSIIIEGMDLAVQGEAGSTARIAKVKDIIVCGKTGTAENPHGKDHSIFIAFAPKDNPQIAIAVYVENGGFGATWAAPIASLMIEKYLKESISRNWLENYILNGNLINIEKEN
- the purH gene encoding bifunctional phosphoribosylaminoimidazolecarboxamide formyltransferase/IMP cyclohydrolase, which encodes MNNLKEIETALVSVYNKENLEPVIKKLQELNIKIYSTGGTKDFIANLNINVNSIEDLTSYPSIIGGRVKTLHPKVFGGILARKNVDSDIEQLNKYGIPAFDLVIVDLYPFEETVNTITDEDEIIEKIDIGGISLIRAAAKNFREVLTISSRNQYSVLLEILEKNNGKTTVNERKIFAKQAFNITSHYDTMIFKYFNKDQLNVFKESIPFFTTLRYGENPHQKGLFFGKFEELFDKLNGKEISYNNLLDIDAAINLINEFEKPTFAIIKHNNACGLASKENLSDAWKDALAGDPVSAFGGIIISNKEINKETAIEINKLFFEVIIAPKYSNESFEILKQNTKRIILESKIKSLPATQFRSILNGVILQEKDLKKINKTEMLPVTKTIPKGQEYADLEFANKIVKHTKSNAIVLVKNQQLIASGIGQTSRVDALKQAINKAKSFGFDINGAVMASDAFFPFPDSVEIAYNEGVTAVIQPGGSIRDKESIDFCNNNNIAMIFTGIRHFKH
- a CDS encoding rod shape-determining protein MreD, which codes for MIKIYLRNIWRFIFLVLIQVLILNNIQLSGFINPYFYILFIILMPFETPKWILIVLSFFLGLSIDIFCDTLGMHASASVFIAFLRPLILGFIAPRDGYEIGTFPRLYYYGFSWFFKYSTILILAHHLFLFYIEVFRFSGFFMTFTRAILSSVFTIILIILSQYLIYRK